The genomic DNA CGCACCCCCGGCAGCGTCGCGATCCGGCCGAAGGCCACATCGTGAAGTTCCCGGGCGTCGGTGCAGACCAGCTCCAGCACCACCCCGTACGGCCCCGTCGTCGCCGTCACGTAATCAGCCTGGGGCAGGTGGGCGATCTCCGCGGCCAGCTCGACCGGGGTACGCGATCCATCGACGGTCAGCAGGGCCAGACCCAGCGCGCCGAACCCGAGGACGGCCGGATCGGTGACGGCGGCGATGGTCATGTACCCCTCGCTCAACAACCGCGAAACACGGCGGCGCGCAGTCTTTTCCGTGATGTCTGCCCGACGGCCCAACTCTGCGTAGGGGATGCGGCCGTCGGCCTGTAACAGTTCGATCAACTGGCGGTCGACCGCGTCGAGGTCGGTGTAGCCCGGATCGGACAGCAGCGTGCGGGCCGTCTCAAGCTCCGCTGACCGTGGCATCACCCGAGGCTACCGGCTCGTGCGCATTGACCAAACCGGAGGCGAGGACGATTCTGGCCCCATGACGGTCTCACCGATGTTTCCCCTCGAAGTGGCGATGCTGCCAGGTCAGGAACTGCCGCTGCGGATCTTCGAACCCCGCTATGTGGCGATGGTGGGCGACTGTATGGCCATGTCGGAGCCGTCTTTCGGGGCGGTGCTGATCTCGGCCGGTCGCGAGGTGGGCGGCGGTGACCGTCGATGCGACGTCGGGGCGCGGGCCTTGATAGTGGACTGCCAGGAGTTCGGGGTCGGCAAGTACCGGCTGTTGTGTGTGATGGGTGAGCGAATTCGGGTGCAGCGCTGGCTCGACGACGATCCGTATCCGCGCGCCGAGATCGAACTCTGGCCCGACGAACCGGGCGACCCGGCGGACACCGCCCGCATCAGCGACGTCGAAGACCGGATGGTGTCGTTGCTCGACCGGATCGGCGAGGCTCGTGGCACACCGATCCGCAGCCGCGAGATCGTGGAGTCCGCCGGCGTCGACCCGGAGAACCGCTTGTACGCCTTGGCGGCTCGGCTACCCATGGGGCAGGCCGACCGCTATTCACTGTTGGCCGCACCGTCGGAGGCCGCCCGCGTCGAGGTGCTCAGCGATGCCGTGGAATCCGTCACCGCAATGGTGGAGTTCCAGCTTTCGGAGTAGCGGAGCAGAATTGGACACGCGATGAGGGTGCTGTCTCCGGGGTGTCGTCGGCCGGGCTTCGCCAGGAAGGCCGTGGCCCACGATCACGGCGATCTTTATCAGCGATTTCTCGTCGAAGCCCTGTCACTGTGTGGCATCGGCGTGGCAACCACGCTTCGGGAGAGTTGAGGAGAGTTCGATGCACCCACAGGAAATGCCGCGCCACCGGCTGAAGATGTTGGCAGCCGTGACCGGAATGGGCGCCATGGCGGTGCTGGGCGGGGTAGCCGTCATCGATGCAGCCACGCCGGGGCCGACCGAGTCGTTGGCGACGAAGTTCAGCAGCACCACGACCGTGAAGCCGCCGCCGACAGTGCCCGAGATCTCATTCGCTGCGCCGACGGTCAAGGCACCGCACAAGTAGCAGCTTTTGGGGCTAGGCCCGGAATACTCAGGGCATGGCTTCTGTGCTGACAGCCCCCGACGGTACCGATCTGGCGTTGGAGACGACGGGAACCGGACCTCCGGTGGTTTTCGTGCACGGGTCCAACGGGGGTCTGGATTCCTGGGCCGACGTCGCTCAACGGGTCACTGGTTTCCAGGTCGTGCGGTATGCGCGCCGAAACCACCCGCCGAGCGCAGTTGGCGCCTCGCCCAACAGCTTTGCGGTGGAGGCCGCGGATCTGAAGTGCGTGCTGAGGTCGGTGACCGATGCGTCCGGAGCGGGCGCGCACATCGTCGGTGGTTCCTACGGGGCGACGGTGGCCCTTCATGCCGCGCTGGCCGACACCGATCACATCGCTTCGCTGGCGCTGTTCGAGCCGCCTTTGTTGTTGTCCGGCGCGCACCTGTTGCCGGTCCTGGAGCGCTACCGGCGGTTGTGCACCGAAGCCCGCTATGCGGATGCGGTGGCCCTTTTCGCCCGCGAGGTCGCCTGCGTACCTTCTGAACTGGTGGAGGCGGCCTCGTTCGAGCCCGAAAGCGAAGAAATCGGCCGGATCACTACGCTGTCTGCCGGGGCAGATCTGGAAGCGATGGCCCATGACGGTCGTGACGTCGACCGGTGGGGGGCCATCACCGTGCCGGTGTTGCTCATGCAAGGCGGCCTGAGTTGGCCGCCACTGCCTGAGGGCATGGAGCGCTTGGCCGCGGTACTTCGCCGCGCGCGGCGAGTGGTTTGGCCCGACCAGTCCCACTTCGCCACCGCCGTGGTGCCCGACCGTGTTGCCGAGGCACTGCAGGATTTCTATGCAACGGTGTGACTCTCCGCGTTTGTAACCGGATGGCGAAGATTTCGCGATTCGGCCGCCACCAGGTTACGAACGTGAACGCCGGATTTCCGTCACCCAGAATATTTCTCGGTCAGAACACCCTCGACGAATTCGGTGGCCATGGTGCCCTCGGTGGTGTCGGCGGGCAGGGACCGGTGGTAACGCGCCATCAGATCGTCGGCAGGCAGCGCCGCCACGTCCCAGCAGTGTTCACCGAGCCAGTCGGGCACATGAGGGCGGTCCTCGATGAACCACAGCTGTGCGGGATCGGGCATGTCCACTCCGTCCTCGGTGTCCTCGCCCGCTTCGACGACCTCGGCGCGCATCTTCTCGATGAGCTCACGGCGACGAGCCAGGTGCTCCTCGGAGAAGAACCCGGCACTGAATGCCTCGACCCCGATCCGGCTGTCCCGCGCGGACAGTTCGG from Mycobacterium sp. DL440 includes the following:
- a CDS encoding LON peptidase substrate-binding domain-containing protein; the protein is MTVSPMFPLEVAMLPGQELPLRIFEPRYVAMVGDCMAMSEPSFGAVLISAGREVGGGDRRCDVGARALIVDCQEFGVGKYRLLCVMGERIRVQRWLDDDPYPRAEIELWPDEPGDPADTARISDVEDRMVSLLDRIGEARGTPIRSREIVESAGVDPENRLYALAARLPMGQADRYSLLAAPSEAARVEVLSDAVESVTAMVEFQLSE
- a CDS encoding alpha/beta fold hydrolase, whose protein sequence is MASVLTAPDGTDLALETTGTGPPVVFVHGSNGGLDSWADVAQRVTGFQVVRYARRNHPPSAVGASPNSFAVEAADLKCVLRSVTDASGAGAHIVGGSYGATVALHAALADTDHIASLALFEPPLLLSGAHLLPVLERYRRLCTEARYADAVALFAREVACVPSELVEAASFEPESEEIGRITTLSAGADLEAMAHDGRDVDRWGAITVPVLLMQGGLSWPPLPEGMERLAAVLRRARRVVWPDQSHFATAVVPDRVAEALQDFYATV